A single region of the Salicibibacter cibi genome encodes:
- a CDS encoding glutamate-5-semialdehyde dehydrogenase, whose protein sequence is MTECKQQAQDAKTASQSLGLCTTTEKNEALQAMAREVMNREKDILAANDKDVAAGKQNGLSDYLLDRLRLSPERLQSMSDGLQALMDLPDPVAIEPEIWTREDGLVIENRCVPLGVIAMVYEARPNVTVDAAGLCLKAGNAVLLRGSSSAVHSNTALVDAMKTGLKTCGLPETLVQLINPENRDTVRELGQMRGLVDVIIPRGGAGLIQTVLEQSSVPVIETGVGNCHVYIEASAKKDIAIAIAVDAKTDRPSVCNAAETILVDEQWANANGRALIEALLNKEVTIRGDENIRRLHDDVKPASEEDWATEYLAPIVTLGTVSGTDAAIAHIQRFGTTHSEAIVTENVEKARAFQNQIDASGVYHNASTRFTDGAEFGFGAEIGISTQKLHARGPLGLGALTTNKYVVSGDGHVKGGTVQ, encoded by the coding sequence GTGACGGAATGTAAACAACAGGCGCAAGACGCCAAAACCGCGAGCCAATCTCTAGGATTATGTACAACGACAGAAAAAAACGAAGCATTGCAAGCGATGGCGCGCGAAGTGATGAACAGAGAAAAGGACATCCTCGCCGCCAATGACAAAGACGTTGCGGCCGGAAAACAAAACGGGTTATCCGACTATTTGCTCGATCGTTTGCGCCTAAGCCCTGAACGTTTGCAGTCCATGAGCGATGGACTGCAAGCACTCATGGACCTGCCGGATCCGGTGGCGATCGAACCGGAAATATGGACACGAGAAGACGGACTCGTCATCGAAAACCGGTGTGTTCCCCTCGGTGTGATCGCCATGGTTTATGAAGCAAGGCCCAATGTCACCGTCGATGCTGCCGGGCTTTGTTTAAAGGCCGGAAATGCTGTGCTTTTACGCGGAAGCTCGTCAGCGGTTCATTCGAACACGGCACTTGTGGACGCGATGAAGACCGGATTAAAAACGTGTGGATTACCGGAAACGTTGGTGCAACTCATTAATCCCGAAAATCGCGATACCGTCCGGGAATTGGGCCAAATGCGCGGCCTTGTCGACGTCATCATCCCGCGCGGAGGGGCCGGGCTTATTCAAACGGTGCTCGAGCAATCCAGTGTCCCGGTTATTGAAACAGGTGTCGGCAATTGCCATGTGTATATCGAAGCTTCCGCCAAAAAAGATATAGCCATCGCCATCGCCGTAGATGCAAAAACTGACCGGCCGTCGGTTTGCAACGCCGCGGAAACCATTCTCGTCGATGAACAATGGGCTAATGCCAATGGGAGAGCGCTCATTGAGGCTTTGCTCAACAAAGAGGTTACCATTCGAGGCGATGAAAATATCCGACGCTTGCATGATGACGTGAAACCGGCCAGCGAAGAGGATTGGGCGACCGAGTACCTCGCTCCCATCGTTACCCTCGGAACCGTTTCCGGCACCGATGCAGCAATTGCCCATATTCAACGATTCGGCACGACCCACTCCGAAGCAATTGTCACCGAAAACGTAGAAAAGGCTCGCGCGTTTCAGAATCAAATCGATGCGTCCGGTGTTTACCATAATGCCTCCACCCGCTTTACCGATGGCGCGGAATTTGGCTTCGGAGCAGAGATCGGTATCAGCACACAAAAACTGCACGCACGCGGCCCTTTGGGACTGGGCGCACTAACGACCAATAAATATGTCGTCTCGGGAGATGGACATGTAAAAGGAGGAACGGTGCAATGA
- the rsmD gene encoding 16S rRNA (guanine(966)-N(2))-methyltransferase RsmD, producing the protein MRIIAGDRKGTRLNAVPGSETRPTADRVKEALFQMIGPYFQGGIGVDLYAGSGALGMEALSRGIDQMYFSDKSSAAIKVIRENATKCHFEKQVRIYKQGALQMAEQLMREKRKCSLILLDPPYKQQQLEEDITHIQYLGICIPETVIVAEHSSSLNLVHELGMFSKSRTKTFGDTQISIFTYKNEEGNEQE; encoded by the coding sequence ATGCGTATCATTGCAGGGGACAGAAAAGGAACACGGCTCAACGCTGTCCCGGGCTCAGAGACGCGCCCGACAGCTGACCGTGTAAAAGAAGCGCTGTTTCAAATGATCGGTCCTTATTTTCAAGGAGGGATAGGTGTTGACTTATACGCAGGGAGCGGGGCGTTGGGGATGGAAGCCCTCAGCCGCGGGATCGATCAGATGTATTTTTCCGATAAATCCAGTGCAGCCATCAAGGTTATTCGGGAAAATGCAACAAAATGCCATTTTGAAAAACAGGTCCGCATCTACAAACAGGGGGCGTTGCAAATGGCAGAGCAACTTATGCGCGAAAAAAGAAAATGTTCCCTTATTCTCTTGGATCCGCCTTATAAACAGCAACAACTTGAAGAGGATATTACACATATTCAATATCTTGGGATTTGCATTCCCGAAACGGTTATTGTTGCTGAACATTCGTCCTCTTTGAATCTTGTTCATGAACTCGGTATGTTTTCCAAGTCCCGAACGAAAACATTCGGAGACACGCAAATCAGCATTTTTACCTACAAAAACGAGGAAGGGAACGAACAGGAATGA
- a CDS encoding DUF420 domain-containing protein, whose product MDQSTQSQEKGKNYIPLVVTLTIVINGLIAVVFLMDGATSSAPFDVTLLPMLNAIYNSFTTVFLLAALYAILKKNVKAHRRFIYAALTTTTLFLVTYLTHHALAESTSYGGEGIMAGIYYFILFTHIPLAAVIVPLALLSVLWGYTNQLRKHRKIVRWTMPLWLYVSITGVLIYILISPYYA is encoded by the coding sequence ATGGATCAATCAACACAATCGCAAGAAAAAGGAAAAAACTATATTCCTCTCGTTGTCACGTTGACGATTGTCATCAACGGGTTAATTGCCGTTGTCTTTTTAATGGATGGGGCTACTTCATCCGCGCCTTTTGATGTGACGTTGCTGCCGATGTTAAACGCCATTTACAATAGTTTTACGACGGTTTTTTTATTGGCTGCCCTTTACGCGATCTTGAAAAAAAATGTGAAGGCACACCGTCGCTTTATCTATGCGGCGCTAACGACGACGACCCTTTTCCTTGTCACGTATCTCACCCACCATGCGTTGGCAGAGTCGACAAGTTATGGCGGTGAAGGGATCATGGCAGGCATTTATTACTTTATTCTTTTCACGCACATTCCGTTGGCTGCTGTCATCGTTCCCCTCGCTTTGCTTTCGGTGCTTTGGGGATATACGAATCAGTTGAGAAAGCATCGCAAAATTGTCCGTTGGACGATGCCGTTGTGGCTGTATGTTAGCATCACCGGCGTTCTCATTTATATATTGATCTCTCCTTACTATGCATAG
- a CDS encoding YlbF family regulator has protein sequence MLTLQTVVSTPIELLDASDDLSGMIRSSDIYQTYFEARRGMLEDEEAKKLIEDFNHQKVKFDEVQRFGKYHPDYSEVTKALRIAKREMDLHESVSAYKKAERDLEKLLTEISEVLATSVSPNIKVPSGNPYFDNSSCSGGCGSGGGCSC, from the coding sequence GTGTTAACGTTGCAAACTGTAGTGTCAACCCCAATTGAGCTTTTGGATGCATCCGATGATTTATCAGGGATGATCCGTTCTTCTGATATATACCAAACTTATTTTGAAGCGCGCCGAGGCATGCTGGAAGATGAAGAAGCGAAAAAGTTGATCGAAGACTTCAATCATCAGAAAGTTAAATTTGACGAAGTACAGCGCTTTGGCAAATATCATCCGGATTATAGCGAGGTAACAAAGGCCTTGCGCATCGCAAAGCGGGAAATGGACCTCCATGAGAGCGTGAGTGCATATAAAAAAGCAGAACGTGACTTGGAGAAGTTACTGACGGAAATCAGCGAGGTATTGGCTACATCCGTTTCCCCGAATATCAAAGTCCCTTCTGGAAATCCATATTTTGACAACTCTTCTTGCAGCGGTGGCTGTGGAAGTGGGGGAGGTTGCAGTTGCTAA
- the coaD gene encoding pantetheine-phosphate adenylyltransferase translates to MTTTAVAPGSFDPVTNGHLDIIERSAKIFDKVIVAVLINRNKTPLFNIEERVELLQDSFRDFSNVEVDSFDGLLVNYVRSKNANVIVRGLRAVTDFEYEMQSTSINRKMDKEIETFFMMTNNQYSYLSSSIVKEVAKNKGSVNGLVPPHVEDALKQRYNRAGNLN, encoded by the coding sequence ATGACAACGACAGCTGTAGCGCCGGGCAGTTTTGATCCGGTGACAAACGGACACCTGGACATTATTGAACGAAGCGCAAAAATATTTGATAAAGTGATTGTTGCCGTACTGATTAATAGAAACAAAACCCCGCTCTTTAATATTGAAGAACGGGTGGAATTATTGCAAGATTCGTTCCGGGATTTTTCGAACGTGGAAGTGGATTCATTTGACGGACTTTTGGTTAATTATGTGCGTTCGAAAAACGCAAATGTCATCGTGCGAGGGTTGCGGGCAGTAACTGACTTTGAATATGAAATGCAATCGACGTCCATTAACCGAAAAATGGACAAAGAAATTGAAACCTTTTTCATGATGACGAATAACCAGTACTCGTACTTAAGTTCAAGCATTGTAAAAGAAGTGGCGAAAAATAAAGGCAGTGTAAACGGGCTTGTGCCTCCGCACGTCGAAGATGCACTAAAACAACGATATAACCGTGCAGGAAACCTAAATTGA
- the ylbJ gene encoding sporulation integral membrane protein YlbJ yields the protein MTRSQWQSLCLGTGATILAASLMVFPQASFDASLRGLSIWWDVVFPSLLPFFIISDLLIGFGVVSFLGAFMEPFMRPLFKVPGTGGFVWAMGIASGNPAGAKLTARLWKEKRITTMEGERLVSFTTASNPLFLFGAIAVGFFHDPALGILLAFAHYGANVFVGIIMRFHGKEDDASRSKKKLALPSVKAAFQLLHEERLRDDRPIGKKLGDAVQSSVQTLLMIGGFIILFSVINEILSLLNVTAVLAMFAGVFLAIFQFSSELSVPIVSGLFEMTLGSQLASLTDAPLKQKVIITSFMLAFAGFSAQAQAGSLLAETKIRFHPFFIARCLQGVIAAVLTYLCWDALYQPDGIAVFTAWDHPVAIKKIWNLFLVVSPYFTLGMLLISIYIFHVRKIKTSI from the coding sequence ATGACACGTTCCCAATGGCAGTCCCTATGTCTGGGCACAGGCGCAACGATTCTTGCAGCTTCCCTTATGGTCTTTCCGCAAGCGTCTTTTGATGCATCCTTGCGAGGGTTATCGATCTGGTGGGACGTCGTCTTCCCTTCCTTGCTTCCTTTTTTTATTATATCAGACTTACTGATTGGATTTGGAGTCGTAAGCTTTCTCGGCGCATTTATGGAACCTTTTATGCGTCCGTTATTTAAAGTTCCCGGAACCGGGGGATTCGTATGGGCCATGGGGATCGCGAGCGGCAACCCTGCGGGTGCGAAATTGACGGCCCGATTGTGGAAAGAAAAACGCATTACAACGATGGAAGGCGAGCGGCTCGTTTCGTTTACAACCGCTTCAAATCCGTTGTTTTTATTCGGGGCCATTGCCGTCGGTTTTTTTCATGATCCCGCCCTCGGCATCCTGCTCGCATTCGCCCATTACGGGGCAAACGTCTTCGTAGGCATCATCATGCGATTCCACGGAAAAGAAGATGATGCTTCCCGGTCGAAAAAAAAGCTCGCTCTCCCTTCCGTGAAAGCGGCTTTTCAATTGCTTCATGAAGAACGGTTGCGCGACGATCGGCCGATCGGAAAAAAATTAGGCGACGCGGTGCAATCTTCTGTGCAAACGCTGCTCATGATCGGCGGCTTTATTATCCTGTTCTCGGTGATCAATGAAATTTTGTCGCTCCTTAACGTGACTGCTGTCCTTGCCATGTTCGCCGGTGTTTTCTTGGCTATCTTCCAATTTTCGTCCGAACTTAGCGTACCGATTGTGTCCGGCTTATTTGAAATGACGCTCGGCAGCCAATTGGCGAGCCTTACCGATGCACCGCTGAAACAAAAAGTGATCATTACGAGTTTCATGCTTGCATTTGCCGGGTTTTCCGCGCAGGCACAAGCAGGAAGTTTGTTGGCAGAAACCAAGATAAGGTTTCATCCCTTCTTCATTGCCCGTTGTTTACAAGGGGTTATTGCTGCTGTGCTCACATACCTATGTTGGGATGCATTATACCAACCCGATGGCATCGCCGTTTTCACTGCGTGGGACCATCCGGTTGCTATCAAGAAAATATGGAATCTGTTTCTTGTAGTCTCCCCTTACTTCACGCTTGGAATGCTGTTGATTTCCATTTATATTTTTCATGTACGAAAGATAAAGACATCAATTTAG
- a CDS encoding YlbG family protein, producing the protein MYEKRQGLAVWFRSVKNVRQLRTYGHVQYVSKKMKYAILYCNEREAKHLSERIEHLSFVTGVEWSKRPQLNMDFNKGSSASKSSQTKAENIHV; encoded by the coding sequence ATGTACGAGAAACGCCAAGGTTTGGCCGTTTGGTTCCGTTCCGTAAAAAATGTACGTCAACTTCGAACATATGGACATGTGCAATATGTCTCTAAGAAAATGAAATACGCGATTCTTTATTGCAATGAAAGGGAAGCAAAGCATCTAAGTGAGCGTATCGAACACCTTTCGTTTGTGACCGGGGTAGAGTGGTCGAAACGTCCGCAATTGAATATGGACTTTAATAAAGGCTCAAGCGCATCGAAGTCCTCTCAAACAAAGGCCGAGAACATCCATGTATAA
- the proB gene encoding glutamate 5-kinase has product MERKRMVVKIGSSSLANREGGIAIDRLERFSKAIAHLHDQGHELILITSGAVAAGFQHVGYATRPVTTEKKQAAAAVGQGLLMEAYQHAFMKEGMKVGQLLLTRESFQEEHQYNNAYATLQELLKRRILPIINENDSIAVEELTFGDNDWLASLVAGLIKADALALLTDVNGVYDRHPHHPNAHKKDSIDVITADMLVQADSHRSTLGSGGMRSKLEAARNAQTFGIQTFIGKGDAPRGLQAIMDGNGDGTYVYAKPNHLWPKEKQWVGIYSPVEGELVIDEGAKDALLYGGKSLLSVGVRAVKGTFSKGSVVAVFDERHGPVGKGRATIAADDMRTRLDEQPAITFIHRDHWVSTSKGSVCSDGM; this is encoded by the coding sequence TTGGAGCGAAAACGAATGGTCGTCAAGATCGGAAGCAGTTCTCTCGCCAATCGTGAAGGCGGCATCGCCATCGACCGACTCGAGCGTTTTTCCAAAGCGATTGCCCATCTTCACGATCAAGGCCATGAACTTATTTTGATCACATCAGGAGCGGTAGCTGCCGGTTTTCAACACGTCGGTTATGCCACAAGGCCGGTAACGACGGAAAAAAAACAAGCAGCGGCCGCTGTCGGACAAGGATTGCTCATGGAAGCCTATCAACATGCATTTATGAAAGAAGGCATGAAAGTCGGGCAACTCTTGCTGACCCGGGAGAGTTTTCAGGAAGAGCATCAATACAACAACGCGTATGCTACGTTGCAGGAGTTGCTCAAGCGCCGCATTTTGCCGATTATTAATGAGAATGACTCCATTGCAGTAGAGGAGTTGACATTCGGCGACAATGATTGGCTGGCAAGTTTAGTGGCCGGACTAATTAAAGCCGATGCACTCGCGTTGCTCACGGATGTGAACGGGGTGTATGACCGGCACCCCCACCATCCGAATGCCCATAAAAAAGACAGCATTGACGTGATCACAGCAGACATGCTTGTACAAGCGGACAGTCACCGTTCCACGTTAGGGAGCGGAGGGATGCGATCCAAACTGGAAGCAGCGCGCAACGCGCAAACGTTTGGCATTCAAACGTTCATCGGAAAGGGCGACGCACCGCGAGGATTGCAGGCAATCATGGACGGAAACGGCGACGGCACCTATGTATACGCGAAGCCTAATCATCTATGGCCGAAAGAAAAACAGTGGGTCGGCATCTATTCGCCCGTGGAAGGCGAGCTTGTCATCGACGAAGGCGCCAAGGATGCCTTGCTGTATGGCGGAAAAAGTTTGCTTTCCGTTGGCGTCCGCGCTGTAAAAGGAACTTTTTCAAAAGGATCCGTAGTTGCTGTTTTTGATGAGAGGCATGGACCGGTCGGCAAAGGACGCGCCACGATAGCGGCTGACGACATGCGCACCCGCCTTGACGAACAGCCAGCCATCACATTTATCCACCGGGACCATTGGGTAAGTACTTCAAAAGGGAGTGTTTGTAGTGACGGAATGTAA
- a CDS encoding YugN family protein, which translates to MKLTDYHFPDKEIGFGRLLGIMQNHGFVIGEHWDYERVTFDLQMPDESDPGTFYLRVPAYAIDGDIPHDETTVKIMTPLLGRHYYPHGVEYGEDENFPGKIVNKSKQKLATVDEELND; encoded by the coding sequence TTGAAGCTAACTGATTATCATTTTCCGGATAAAGAAATAGGATTCGGACGGTTATTAGGGATCATGCAAAATCATGGGTTTGTTATTGGGGAACATTGGGATTACGAACGTGTGACTTTTGATTTACAAATGCCGGATGAAAGCGATCCGGGAACCTTTTATCTGCGTGTGCCTGCTTATGCCATTGACGGGGATATTCCCCATGATGAAACAACTGTGAAAATCATGACGCCCCTGTTGGGACGCCATTACTACCCGCACGGGGTTGAATATGGAGAAGATGAAAATTTTCCCGGCAAAATCGTCAATAAAAGCAAACAAAAACTAGCAACTGTTGATGAAGAATTAAATGATTAA
- the cbpB gene encoding cyclic-di-AMP-binding protein CbpB: protein MTIDSLKQSQLMSKEISDLIISHEKVAHVQLQNPLDHALLILIKSGYTAIPVLDNDFRVRGQISKNEILDSILGLERLEIERLHDITVETVMKNKIPRLKTDATFAKALTTSINHPFICIEDEKTSFVGILTRSSILALVNRYFQQ from the coding sequence ATGACGATCGATAGTTTAAAACAGAGCCAATTAATGAGCAAAGAAATCAGTGATTTGATTATTTCCCACGAAAAAGTAGCCCATGTGCAGCTTCAAAACCCGCTTGATCATGCTCTCTTAATTTTAATTAAATCCGGTTACACGGCCATTCCGGTCCTCGACAACGACTTCCGGGTGCGAGGGCAAATCAGCAAAAACGAAATTCTCGACTCTATCCTCGGCCTTGAACGATTGGAAATCGAACGGCTTCACGATATTACCGTCGAAACGGTCATGAAGAACAAAATCCCGCGCTTAAAAACGGACGCTACCTTTGCAAAAGCGTTGACAACTTCCATTAACCACCCTTTTATCTGTATCGAAGACGAAAAGACATCTTTTGTCGGAATTTTAACAAGAAGTTCGATTCTCGCATTGGTCAACCGTTATTTTCAACAATGA
- a CDS encoding YlbE-like family protein — MRADLMQYFSEKPDLKRYLRAEPYWYRVLARRPERLEEMEKEARFFNGRTWPQRVSRMNQGLGMTIQLLNLLKR; from the coding sequence ATGCGCGCTGATTTAATGCAGTATTTTTCAGAAAAACCGGATCTGAAGAGGTATTTACGTGCAGAGCCTTATTGGTATCGGGTATTGGCCAGACGCCCTGAACGTTTGGAAGAAATGGAAAAAGAAGCACGTTTTTTTAACGGCCGTACTTGGCCGCAGCGTGTGTCTCGAATGAACCAGGGCTTAGGGATGACGATTCAGTTACTCAACCTGTTAAAACGATAA
- the ylbD gene encoding YlbD family protein, which yields MENDGQLDPSLRDFKAFVKQHPKLVQEVRSGKATWNGLYQDWVILGDDEQHWSTYAGNPSEADSSDTNSTEMMPSIQGLFQSNQTVGTLLKTLGQMNVNDLQKHLSQFNGVMGNVQELLSQFQSNPNQSRNDRQENPFSFRGF from the coding sequence GTGGAAAACGATGGGCAGCTGGATCCTTCATTGCGTGATTTCAAGGCTTTTGTGAAACAACATCCGAAACTCGTCCAAGAGGTTCGTTCCGGGAAAGCAACTTGGAATGGATTATATCAGGATTGGGTCATTTTAGGGGATGATGAACAACATTGGAGCACATACGCGGGAAATCCGAGTGAAGCTGATTCTTCGGATACGAATTCAACTGAAATGATGCCATCCATTCAAGGCTTGTTTCAATCAAATCAAACCGTGGGCACTCTCTTGAAGACGTTGGGACAAATGAATGTGAATGATTTGCAAAAACATTTATCCCAATTTAACGGAGTGATGGGTAACGTTCAAGAGCTATTGAGTCAATTTCAGTCTAATCCCAATCAATCGCGCAATGATCGTCAAGAGAATCCGTTTTCATTTAGAGGTTTTTAA
- a CDS encoding aspartate kinase: MKVSKFGGTSVASGNQIEKLKNIIATDPSRRIVIVSAPGKRSDRDVKVTDMLIELGEKRLKGEPVEDVLEQVVDRYRVIAQELEIEKAVMEKIQADVQARAAFSTEDEGIFMDQIKAAGEDNNAKLIAAYFNHIGMAASYMNPREAGLLVSGEAGNAQVLDDAYESLARLKDRDEILVFPGFFGYKENGQLVTFPRGGSDITGAIVAAGVNAELYENFTDVDSVCVANPKVIDRPAEIHHMTYREMRELSYSGFAVFHDVALVPAFRHNIPVNVKNTNNPEGKGTLITAEKSETHDKYPITGIAADKGFSIIYVRKYLMNREVGFGRRLLEMVEDEGISYEHLPSGIDDTSVVLRTSEFSLDSENRLLTRIQTEMDVDDAYIEHGFTMLMLVGEGMKETVGIAARGSKALAEAGINIEMINQGPSEVSLAFAVKDRVGDEAIKAVYDEFYAKLLSE; encoded by the coding sequence ATGAAAGTCTCCAAGTTTGGTGGTACGTCAGTAGCAAGCGGAAATCAAATTGAAAAATTGAAAAACATTATCGCAACTGATCCTTCCCGTAGAATTGTGATCGTTTCCGCACCGGGAAAACGAAGCGACAGAGATGTAAAAGTAACGGATATGTTGATCGAATTGGGAGAGAAACGACTGAAAGGCGAGCCGGTCGAAGACGTCCTGGAACAAGTCGTCGATCGTTATCGCGTGATTGCGCAAGAGCTTGAGATTGAAAAAGCGGTCATGGAAAAAATTCAAGCTGATGTGCAGGCACGCGCTGCTTTTAGCACGGAAGACGAAGGTATTTTTATGGACCAGATAAAAGCGGCTGGCGAAGATAACAATGCGAAACTTATCGCCGCGTATTTTAATCATATCGGAATGGCAGCCAGTTACATGAACCCTCGTGAGGCAGGTCTGCTCGTTAGCGGGGAAGCAGGAAATGCCCAAGTATTGGACGACGCTTACGAGTCGCTTGCGAGATTAAAAGATAGGGACGAAATCCTTGTCTTCCCGGGTTTTTTTGGCTATAAAGAAAACGGGCAGCTGGTCACATTCCCTCGTGGCGGGTCGGACATCACCGGTGCGATTGTGGCAGCCGGCGTGAACGCAGAACTGTACGAAAACTTTACGGACGTTGATTCGGTTTGCGTCGCAAATCCAAAAGTGATTGATCGCCCGGCAGAAATTCATCATATGACATACCGGGAGATGCGGGAACTTTCCTATTCTGGATTTGCGGTGTTTCATGATGTGGCCTTGGTTCCTGCCTTTAGGCACAACATCCCTGTCAATGTCAAGAATACAAATAACCCGGAAGGGAAAGGGACGTTAATTACAGCAGAAAAATCAGAGACCCACGACAAGTATCCGATCACCGGCATTGCCGCGGATAAAGGATTTAGCATTATTTACGTTCGCAAGTATTTGATGAATCGGGAAGTAGGTTTCGGACGCCGATTGCTGGAAATGGTGGAAGATGAAGGCATTTCCTATGAACACTTGCCTTCAGGCATCGACGACACATCTGTCGTCTTGCGTACATCTGAGTTCTCCTTGGACAGTGAGAATCGGCTGCTCACACGCATCCAGACAGAAATGGATGTGGATGATGCGTATATTGAACACGGCTTTACCATGCTTATGCTCGTCGGTGAAGGAATGAAAGAAACAGTCGGAATCGCGGCCAGGGGATCAAAGGCGCTTGCGGAAGCCGGCATTAACATCGAAATGATCAACCAGGGTCCTTCCGAGGTATCCCTCGCATTTGCCGTGAAAGATCGCGTCGGAGATGAAGCGATCAAAGCGGTTTACGATGAGTTTTATGCAAAACTGCTGAGTGAGTGA
- the proC gene encoding pyrroline-5-carboxylate reductase, translated as MTLADQAITFVGAGAMTEAIVSGLLANNRIKSEQITVTNKNNGERLAELQNNYHIQTTTDKQQATEHSDVLILAMKPKDADDALERLQPLIREDHVVFSVLAGTTTGYISSLIETECPVVRIMPNTSAKVGASASAISGGRFAGAKDVDLAASLFSSIGSITIVPEEKMDSVTGISGSGPAYFYYLLEGLQTAAMESGLTEEDAKALLIQTMQGAAKRWAQTSESLQSLYEEVMSPGGTTEAAFSVLWEHEVQEHVTEGAKAAIAQSAKLGKGKKRV; from the coding sequence ATGACCCTGGCCGATCAAGCAATCACCTTTGTCGGTGCCGGAGCAATGACTGAAGCAATCGTTTCGGGACTGCTCGCGAACAACCGCATAAAGAGCGAACAAATCACCGTCACGAATAAAAACAACGGCGAGCGCCTCGCAGAATTGCAGAACAACTATCACATTCAAACGACGACGGATAAACAACAAGCTACTGAACACAGTGATGTTCTGATCCTTGCGATGAAGCCAAAAGACGCGGATGATGCACTTGAACGTCTGCAACCGCTTATTCGTGAAGATCACGTTGTTTTCTCCGTATTGGCAGGAACAACAACGGGCTATATTTCTTCACTCATCGAGACCGAGTGCCCGGTGGTGCGGATCATGCCGAACACGTCGGCGAAAGTCGGCGCTTCCGCGAGCGCCATTAGCGGTGGCCGATTTGCCGGTGCCAAAGATGTTGATCTGGCTGCGTCCCTCTTTTCTTCCATCGGCTCGATTACGATCGTCCCTGAAGAAAAAATGGACAGTGTTACCGGTATCTCCGGTAGCGGTCCGGCTTATTTTTACTACCTGCTTGAAGGGTTGCAAACGGCCGCGATGGAATCCGGATTAACAGAAGAAGACGCGAAGGCGTTGCTGATCCAAACCATGCAGGGCGCTGCCAAGCGTTGGGCGCAAACGTCCGAATCGCTTCAATCGCTGTACGAAGAAGTGATGAGCCCCGGTGGGACGACCGAAGCTGCCTTCTCGGTCCTGTGGGAACATGAAGTGCAAGAACATGTGACAGAGGGCGCAAAGGCCGCCATCGCACAGTCCGCAAAGCTCGGAAAAGGAAAGAAACGCGTCTAA
- a CDS encoding ion transporter, which produces MTEEKKPEWRRRIAFFTEHRYFTIVIMALIFINAVVVGMETYPELYARYPEWFRFADRVLLWLFTIEIAMRLIAAKPFYHFFRSGWNWFDFLIIAAGHLFAGAHFVTVLRVLRVLRVLRAVTVIPSLFNILFLMGLVFYIYAVIGTMLFATISPEYFGNLQRSVLALFQIVTLDNWTESVMRPIMDVEPLSWIYFVSFVLVGTFIIFNLFIGVIVNNVERANEEEAPPAKKRDVEALQSEIRELKAMLEKRE; this is translated from the coding sequence ATGACCGAGGAAAAAAAGCCGGAATGGCGCAGGCGTATCGCTTTTTTTACGGAACACCGCTATTTTACGATCGTTATCATGGCGTTGATTTTTATCAATGCTGTCGTGGTCGGGATGGAAACCTATCCTGAGCTTTATGCTCGATATCCCGAATGGTTTCGGTTTGCCGACCGCGTGTTGCTATGGCTTTTCACCATTGAAATTGCAATGCGTTTGATTGCGGCCAAACCTTTTTATCACTTTTTCCGGAGCGGCTGGAACTGGTTTGACTTTTTAATCATCGCCGCCGGTCACCTGTTTGCAGGTGCTCATTTCGTCACTGTATTGCGAGTGCTGCGGGTGTTACGGGTCTTGCGGGCGGTCACAGTCATTCCTTCATTGTTTAACATTCTTTTCTTGATGGGGCTCGTCTTTTATATATATGCAGTCATCGGCACGATGCTGTTCGCAACCATTTCCCCCGAGTACTTCGGAAATTTGCAACGTTCCGTTCTGGCTCTGTTTCAGATCGTAACCCTCGATAATTGGACGGAATCCGTCATGCGTCCGATCATGGATGTAGAACCGCTCAGTTGGATTTATTTTGTCTCGTTTGTGCTTGTCGGCACTTTTATCATTTTTAATCTATTCATCGGTGTCATTGTCAATAACGTGGAACGTGCCAATGAGGAAGAAGCGCCTCCGGCCAAAAAACGAGATGTGGAAGCGTTGCAATCGGAAATCAGAGAGCTTAAAGCGATGCTGGAAAAACGAGAATAA